From Pectinophora gossypiella chromosome 16, ilPecGoss1.1, whole genome shotgun sequence, one genomic window encodes:
- the LOC126374071 gene encoding rap1 GTPase-activating protein 1 isoform X3, whose amino-acid sequence MLKIQMLDSIVSNEADENQPQQNGRQHVAAPWSSTTTTTGGARAQHELFELLERVQCSRLDDQRAVLPPYFSQVTRTENRRSVSVGGTGVTVERHSYAEGRVPAPHGLPPSPGATAAQRKVAAACQASKRLLEETLSKPGPPPTIVQPPNGGYWVDGVDDTPPDGEDAEPRVQPGTPRQAGRRHNIDTDDTAKYYRRFFLGKEHINLVGFDENLGPVVLSLKNEHVAGQDHTRILLRLRTETMHGLIPTTRSSIMPSPLKMAKMLNEQVNVENFMAVMCLSASSLIATYDEHVLENTFKFGVLYQKFGQTTEEELFGNNETSPAFDEFLEMLGQRIKLKDHKGYRGGLDMNGHTGTEAVYERYYDREIMFHVAPLLPHTAGDAQQLQRKRHVGNDIVAIVFQEKATPFTPDMIASHFLHAFIVVTPLETAGGETRYKVAVTARVDVPFFGPTLPQPSIFRKGREFKEFLLTKLINAENACYKADKFAQLKLRTRASLLQNLAEDLKNKSMEFLGTGVRIEPSAVSPQPEGTPKQEGPGARFIDTVKKALISKVRSPSVDTNLSGDSNKNPINKGCKVLHETPTPNSGRSKSSIASSSASAVSVRSAGGSGESSPDVTSRVVPPRPVHDHSDDSSLNSVDLDPLGAVYVDSDTGLESMSSAEAGANRGDVNAGQRGDAEQLRQEVCRLKNDKLDLLKQNITWQNEIKCLREREMTLQAELAAAAREVRRLRDQQATGTIIPNPSTHDSTA is encoded by the exons GTGACAAGAACTGAAAACCGGCGATCGGTGTCTGTGGGGGGCACCGGAGTCACCGTCGAAAGACATTCGTATGCCGAGGGTCGGGTGCCAGCTCCTCACGGCCTTCCACCTTCGCCTGGTGCAACGGCTGCTCAGCGAAAGGTCGCAGCAGCTTGTCAAGCCAGCAAGAGACTGCTGGAAGAGACCCTATCTAAACCTG gacCCCCACCAACGATAGTACAGCCACCTAATGGAGGATATTGGGTGGATGGAGTAGACGACACCCCACCAGACGGCGAAGACGCGGAACCACGCGTCCAACCCGGCACCCCTAGACAGGCAGGCAGACGACATAACATTGACACCGATGATACTGCAAAATACTACCGACGGTTCTTCCTTGGCAAG GAGCACATCAACCTGGTTGGCTTTGACGAGAACCTGGGTCCCGTGGTGCTGTCCTTGAAGAATGAACATGTCGCCGGACAAGACCATACGAGGATCCTACTTCGGCTTCGCACAGAAACTATGCATGGACTTATACCCACCACAA GATCAAGCATAATGCCATCACCATTAAAAATGGCTAAAATGCTGAACGAACAAGTTAACGTCGAGAATTTCATGGCAGTGATGTGCCTAAGTGCGTCTTCTCTAATTGCCACATACGATGAGCATGTTCTTGAGAACACATTCAAGTTTGGTGTCCTGTACCAGAAATTCGGACAGACTACTGAAGAGGAGCTCTTTGGGAACAACGAGACGTCTCCAGCGTTCGATGAGTTCTTGGAAATGCTCGGGCAGAGGATCAAGTTGAAGGATCATAAAG GCTACCGAGGTGGGCTCGACATGAATGGCCATACAGGAACAGAAGCTGTGTACGAGCGATACTACGATAGAGAGATCATGTTCCACGTCGCCCCTCTTCTCCCTCACACAGCTGGTGATGCACAACAACTTCAGAGGAAACGGCATGTGGGCAACGATATTGTGGCGATTGTTTTTCAG GAAAAGGCAACCCCATTCACACCAGACATGATTGCTTCGCATTTCCTCCACGCTTTCATCGTGGTCACGCCCTTGGAAACTGCCGGCGGGGAGACCAG GTACAAGGTGGCCGTCACCGCTCGTGTAGACGTACCATTTTTCGGGCCTACTCTCCCTCAGCCGTCTATCTTCCGAAAAGGGCGCGAGTTCAAGGAATTTCTTCTTACCAAACTGATAAATGCTGAGAACGCTTGCTATAAAGCTGATAAATTCGCACAACTAAAGTTGAGGACTAGAGCATCGCTGCTGCAAAATTTAGCTGAAGATCTGAAGAATAAATCTATGGAGTTCCTTGGTACTGGGGTCAGGATAGAACCAAGTGCAGTGTCCCCACAGCCAGAAGGCACTCCGAAACAAGAAGGGCCTGGAGCTAGGTTTATTGATACAGTGAAGAAAGCGCTCATTTCTAAAGTCAG ATCACCAAGCGTCGACACGAATCTCTCAGGCGATAGCAACAAAAATCCTATTAATAAAGGATGCAAAGTTTTACACGAAACACCTACACCTAAT AGCGGCCGTTCGAAGTCATCAATTGCGTCTTCGTCAGCAAGTGCTGTGTCTGTTCGTTCTGCTGGAGGGTCTGGAGAGTCAAGTCCAGACGTGACGTCACGCGTGGTGCCACCTCGCCCCGTACACGATCATAGTGACGACTCCAGTTTGAATTCAGTGGATTTAGACCCGCTCG GTGCAGTATATGTAGACAGTGACACAGGTTTGGAGTCGATGTCGTCGGCAGAGGCTGGTGCCAACCGCGGTGACGTCAACGCCGGCCAGAGAGGTGATGCTGAACAACTAAGACAGGAGGTCTGCCGGCTCAAAAACGACAAGCTGGATCTTTTGAAGCAAAACATT ACATGGCAAAACGAAATTAAATGCCTGCGGGAGAGGGAGATGACGTTGCAAGCGGAACTTGCCGCGGCCGCACGCGAAGTGAGAAGGCTACGCGATCAGCAGGCGACTGGCACCATCATTCCCAACCCATCCACACACGACTCCACGGCTTAA
- the LOC126374071 gene encoding rap1 GTPase-activating protein 1 isoform X5: MFSTNRRSSLSALVEKHFMKRRNSKDSPLASPLSDEVFWEKPCKLVTRTENRRSVSVGGTGVTVERHSYAEGRVPAPHGLPPSPGATAAQRKVAAACQASKRLLEETLSKPGPPPTIVQPPNGGYWVDGVDDTPPDGEDAEPRVQPGTPRQAGRRHNIDTDDTAKYYRRFFLGKEHINLVGFDENLGPVVLSLKNEHVAGQDHTRILLRLRTETMHGLIPTTRSSIMPSPLKMAKMLNEQVNVENFMAVMCLSASSLIATYDEHVLENTFKFGVLYQKFGQTTEEELFGNNETSPAFDEFLEMLGQRIKLKDHKGYRGGLDMNGHTGTEAVYERYYDREIMFHVAPLLPHTAGDAQQLQRKRHVGNDIVAIVFQEKATPFTPDMIASHFLHAFIVVTPLETAGGETRYKVAVTARVDVPFFGPTLPQPSIFRKGREFKEFLLTKLINAENACYKADKFAQLKLRTRASLLQNLAEDLKNKSMEFLGTGVRIEPSAVSPQPEGTPKQEGPGARFIDTVKKALISKVRSPSVDTNLSGDSNKNPINKGCKVLHETPTPNSGRSKSSIASSSASAVSVRSAGGSGESSPDVTSRVVPPRPVHDHSDDSSLNSVDLDPLGAVYVDSDTGLESMSSAEAGANRGDVNAGQRGDAEQLRQEVCRLKNDKLDLLKQNITWQNEIKCLREREMTLQAELAAAAREVRRLRDQQATGTIIPNPSTHDSTA; the protein is encoded by the exons GTATTTTGGGAGAAGCCCTGCAAACTG GTGACAAGAACTGAAAACCGGCGATCGGTGTCTGTGGGGGGCACCGGAGTCACCGTCGAAAGACATTCGTATGCCGAGGGTCGGGTGCCAGCTCCTCACGGCCTTCCACCTTCGCCTGGTGCAACGGCTGCTCAGCGAAAGGTCGCAGCAGCTTGTCAAGCCAGCAAGAGACTGCTGGAAGAGACCCTATCTAAACCTG gacCCCCACCAACGATAGTACAGCCACCTAATGGAGGATATTGGGTGGATGGAGTAGACGACACCCCACCAGACGGCGAAGACGCGGAACCACGCGTCCAACCCGGCACCCCTAGACAGGCAGGCAGACGACATAACATTGACACCGATGATACTGCAAAATACTACCGACGGTTCTTCCTTGGCAAG GAGCACATCAACCTGGTTGGCTTTGACGAGAACCTGGGTCCCGTGGTGCTGTCCTTGAAGAATGAACATGTCGCCGGACAAGACCATACGAGGATCCTACTTCGGCTTCGCACAGAAACTATGCATGGACTTATACCCACCACAA GATCAAGCATAATGCCATCACCATTAAAAATGGCTAAAATGCTGAACGAACAAGTTAACGTCGAGAATTTCATGGCAGTGATGTGCCTAAGTGCGTCTTCTCTAATTGCCACATACGATGAGCATGTTCTTGAGAACACATTCAAGTTTGGTGTCCTGTACCAGAAATTCGGACAGACTACTGAAGAGGAGCTCTTTGGGAACAACGAGACGTCTCCAGCGTTCGATGAGTTCTTGGAAATGCTCGGGCAGAGGATCAAGTTGAAGGATCATAAAG GCTACCGAGGTGGGCTCGACATGAATGGCCATACAGGAACAGAAGCTGTGTACGAGCGATACTACGATAGAGAGATCATGTTCCACGTCGCCCCTCTTCTCCCTCACACAGCTGGTGATGCACAACAACTTCAGAGGAAACGGCATGTGGGCAACGATATTGTGGCGATTGTTTTTCAG GAAAAGGCAACCCCATTCACACCAGACATGATTGCTTCGCATTTCCTCCACGCTTTCATCGTGGTCACGCCCTTGGAAACTGCCGGCGGGGAGACCAG GTACAAGGTGGCCGTCACCGCTCGTGTAGACGTACCATTTTTCGGGCCTACTCTCCCTCAGCCGTCTATCTTCCGAAAAGGGCGCGAGTTCAAGGAATTTCTTCTTACCAAACTGATAAATGCTGAGAACGCTTGCTATAAAGCTGATAAATTCGCACAACTAAAGTTGAGGACTAGAGCATCGCTGCTGCAAAATTTAGCTGAAGATCTGAAGAATAAATCTATGGAGTTCCTTGGTACTGGGGTCAGGATAGAACCAAGTGCAGTGTCCCCACAGCCAGAAGGCACTCCGAAACAAGAAGGGCCTGGAGCTAGGTTTATTGATACAGTGAAGAAAGCGCTCATTTCTAAAGTCAG ATCACCAAGCGTCGACACGAATCTCTCAGGCGATAGCAACAAAAATCCTATTAATAAAGGATGCAAAGTTTTACACGAAACACCTACACCTAAT AGCGGCCGTTCGAAGTCATCAATTGCGTCTTCGTCAGCAAGTGCTGTGTCTGTTCGTTCTGCTGGAGGGTCTGGAGAGTCAAGTCCAGACGTGACGTCACGCGTGGTGCCACCTCGCCCCGTACACGATCATAGTGACGACTCCAGTTTGAATTCAGTGGATTTAGACCCGCTCG GTGCAGTATATGTAGACAGTGACACAGGTTTGGAGTCGATGTCGTCGGCAGAGGCTGGTGCCAACCGCGGTGACGTCAACGCCGGCCAGAGAGGTGATGCTGAACAACTAAGACAGGAGGTCTGCCGGCTCAAAAACGACAAGCTGGATCTTTTGAAGCAAAACATT ACATGGCAAAACGAAATTAAATGCCTGCGGGAGAGGGAGATGACGTTGCAAGCGGAACTTGCCGCGGCCGCACGCGAAGTGAGAAGGCTACGCGATCAGCAGGCGACTGGCACCATCATTCCCAACCCATCCACACACGACTCCACGGCTTAA
- the LOC126374071 gene encoding rap1 GTPase-activating protein 1 isoform X4, producing the protein MVIVSVFNRRQHVAAPWSSTTTTTGGARAQHELFELLERVQCSRLDDQRAVLPPYFSQVTRTENRRSVSVGGTGVTVERHSYAEGRVPAPHGLPPSPGATAAQRKVAAACQASKRLLEETLSKPGPPPTIVQPPNGGYWVDGVDDTPPDGEDAEPRVQPGTPRQAGRRHNIDTDDTAKYYRRFFLGKEHINLVGFDENLGPVVLSLKNEHVAGQDHTRILLRLRTETMHGLIPTTRSSIMPSPLKMAKMLNEQVNVENFMAVMCLSASSLIATYDEHVLENTFKFGVLYQKFGQTTEEELFGNNETSPAFDEFLEMLGQRIKLKDHKGYRGGLDMNGHTGTEAVYERYYDREIMFHVAPLLPHTAGDAQQLQRKRHVGNDIVAIVFQEKATPFTPDMIASHFLHAFIVVTPLETAGGETRYKVAVTARVDVPFFGPTLPQPSIFRKGREFKEFLLTKLINAENACYKADKFAQLKLRTRASLLQNLAEDLKNKSMEFLGTGVRIEPSAVSPQPEGTPKQEGPGARFIDTVKKALISKVRSPSVDTNLSGDSNKNPINKGCKVLHETPTPNSGRSKSSIASSSASAVSVRSAGGSGESSPDVTSRVVPPRPVHDHSDDSSLNSVDLDPLGAVYVDSDTGLESMSSAEAGANRGDVNAGQRGDAEQLRQEVCRLKNDKLDLLKQNITWQNEIKCLREREMTLQAELAAAAREVRRLRDQQATGTIIPNPSTHDSTA; encoded by the exons GTGACAAGAACTGAAAACCGGCGATCGGTGTCTGTGGGGGGCACCGGAGTCACCGTCGAAAGACATTCGTATGCCGAGGGTCGGGTGCCAGCTCCTCACGGCCTTCCACCTTCGCCTGGTGCAACGGCTGCTCAGCGAAAGGTCGCAGCAGCTTGTCAAGCCAGCAAGAGACTGCTGGAAGAGACCCTATCTAAACCTG gacCCCCACCAACGATAGTACAGCCACCTAATGGAGGATATTGGGTGGATGGAGTAGACGACACCCCACCAGACGGCGAAGACGCGGAACCACGCGTCCAACCCGGCACCCCTAGACAGGCAGGCAGACGACATAACATTGACACCGATGATACTGCAAAATACTACCGACGGTTCTTCCTTGGCAAG GAGCACATCAACCTGGTTGGCTTTGACGAGAACCTGGGTCCCGTGGTGCTGTCCTTGAAGAATGAACATGTCGCCGGACAAGACCATACGAGGATCCTACTTCGGCTTCGCACAGAAACTATGCATGGACTTATACCCACCACAA GATCAAGCATAATGCCATCACCATTAAAAATGGCTAAAATGCTGAACGAACAAGTTAACGTCGAGAATTTCATGGCAGTGATGTGCCTAAGTGCGTCTTCTCTAATTGCCACATACGATGAGCATGTTCTTGAGAACACATTCAAGTTTGGTGTCCTGTACCAGAAATTCGGACAGACTACTGAAGAGGAGCTCTTTGGGAACAACGAGACGTCTCCAGCGTTCGATGAGTTCTTGGAAATGCTCGGGCAGAGGATCAAGTTGAAGGATCATAAAG GCTACCGAGGTGGGCTCGACATGAATGGCCATACAGGAACAGAAGCTGTGTACGAGCGATACTACGATAGAGAGATCATGTTCCACGTCGCCCCTCTTCTCCCTCACACAGCTGGTGATGCACAACAACTTCAGAGGAAACGGCATGTGGGCAACGATATTGTGGCGATTGTTTTTCAG GAAAAGGCAACCCCATTCACACCAGACATGATTGCTTCGCATTTCCTCCACGCTTTCATCGTGGTCACGCCCTTGGAAACTGCCGGCGGGGAGACCAG GTACAAGGTGGCCGTCACCGCTCGTGTAGACGTACCATTTTTCGGGCCTACTCTCCCTCAGCCGTCTATCTTCCGAAAAGGGCGCGAGTTCAAGGAATTTCTTCTTACCAAACTGATAAATGCTGAGAACGCTTGCTATAAAGCTGATAAATTCGCACAACTAAAGTTGAGGACTAGAGCATCGCTGCTGCAAAATTTAGCTGAAGATCTGAAGAATAAATCTATGGAGTTCCTTGGTACTGGGGTCAGGATAGAACCAAGTGCAGTGTCCCCACAGCCAGAAGGCACTCCGAAACAAGAAGGGCCTGGAGCTAGGTTTATTGATACAGTGAAGAAAGCGCTCATTTCTAAAGTCAG ATCACCAAGCGTCGACACGAATCTCTCAGGCGATAGCAACAAAAATCCTATTAATAAAGGATGCAAAGTTTTACACGAAACACCTACACCTAAT AGCGGCCGTTCGAAGTCATCAATTGCGTCTTCGTCAGCAAGTGCTGTGTCTGTTCGTTCTGCTGGAGGGTCTGGAGAGTCAAGTCCAGACGTGACGTCACGCGTGGTGCCACCTCGCCCCGTACACGATCATAGTGACGACTCCAGTTTGAATTCAGTGGATTTAGACCCGCTCG GTGCAGTATATGTAGACAGTGACACAGGTTTGGAGTCGATGTCGTCGGCAGAGGCTGGTGCCAACCGCGGTGACGTCAACGCCGGCCAGAGAGGTGATGCTGAACAACTAAGACAGGAGGTCTGCCGGCTCAAAAACGACAAGCTGGATCTTTTGAAGCAAAACATT ACATGGCAAAACGAAATTAAATGCCTGCGGGAGAGGGAGATGACGTTGCAAGCGGAACTTGCCGCGGCCGCACGCGAAGTGAGAAGGCTACGCGATCAGCAGGCGACTGGCACCATCATTCCCAACCCATCCACACACGACTCCACGGCTTAA
- the LOC126374071 gene encoding rap1 GTPase-activating protein 1 isoform X2: MRERRSLPISSEVALKNDKDGNGKLAVNSVICGVVDELSNGRTGRRGSWVRHAVMGVLRWKDLTGVRTSTPTEQKEVTRTENRRSVSVGGTGVTVERHSYAEGRVPAPHGLPPSPGATAAQRKVAAACQASKRLLEETLSKPGPPPTIVQPPNGGYWVDGVDDTPPDGEDAEPRVQPGTPRQAGRRHNIDTDDTAKYYRRFFLGKEHINLVGFDENLGPVVLSLKNEHVAGQDHTRILLRLRTETMHGLIPTTRSSIMPSPLKMAKMLNEQVNVENFMAVMCLSASSLIATYDEHVLENTFKFGVLYQKFGQTTEEELFGNNETSPAFDEFLEMLGQRIKLKDHKGYRGGLDMNGHTGTEAVYERYYDREIMFHVAPLLPHTAGDAQQLQRKRHVGNDIVAIVFQEKATPFTPDMIASHFLHAFIVVTPLETAGGETRYKVAVTARVDVPFFGPTLPQPSIFRKGREFKEFLLTKLINAENACYKADKFAQLKLRTRASLLQNLAEDLKNKSMEFLGTGVRIEPSAVSPQPEGTPKQEGPGARFIDTVKKALISKVRSPSVDTNLSGDSNKNPINKGCKVLHETPTPNSGRSKSSIASSSASAVSVRSAGGSGESSPDVTSRVVPPRPVHDHSDDSSLNSVDLDPLGAVYVDSDTGLESMSSAEAGANRGDVNAGQRGDAEQLRQEVCRLKNDKLDLLKQNITWQNEIKCLREREMTLQAELAAAAREVRRLRDQQATGTIIPNPSTHDSTA; this comes from the exons GTGACAAGAACTGAAAACCGGCGATCGGTGTCTGTGGGGGGCACCGGAGTCACCGTCGAAAGACATTCGTATGCCGAGGGTCGGGTGCCAGCTCCTCACGGCCTTCCACCTTCGCCTGGTGCAACGGCTGCTCAGCGAAAGGTCGCAGCAGCTTGTCAAGCCAGCAAGAGACTGCTGGAAGAGACCCTATCTAAACCTG gacCCCCACCAACGATAGTACAGCCACCTAATGGAGGATATTGGGTGGATGGAGTAGACGACACCCCACCAGACGGCGAAGACGCGGAACCACGCGTCCAACCCGGCACCCCTAGACAGGCAGGCAGACGACATAACATTGACACCGATGATACTGCAAAATACTACCGACGGTTCTTCCTTGGCAAG GAGCACATCAACCTGGTTGGCTTTGACGAGAACCTGGGTCCCGTGGTGCTGTCCTTGAAGAATGAACATGTCGCCGGACAAGACCATACGAGGATCCTACTTCGGCTTCGCACAGAAACTATGCATGGACTTATACCCACCACAA GATCAAGCATAATGCCATCACCATTAAAAATGGCTAAAATGCTGAACGAACAAGTTAACGTCGAGAATTTCATGGCAGTGATGTGCCTAAGTGCGTCTTCTCTAATTGCCACATACGATGAGCATGTTCTTGAGAACACATTCAAGTTTGGTGTCCTGTACCAGAAATTCGGACAGACTACTGAAGAGGAGCTCTTTGGGAACAACGAGACGTCTCCAGCGTTCGATGAGTTCTTGGAAATGCTCGGGCAGAGGATCAAGTTGAAGGATCATAAAG GCTACCGAGGTGGGCTCGACATGAATGGCCATACAGGAACAGAAGCTGTGTACGAGCGATACTACGATAGAGAGATCATGTTCCACGTCGCCCCTCTTCTCCCTCACACAGCTGGTGATGCACAACAACTTCAGAGGAAACGGCATGTGGGCAACGATATTGTGGCGATTGTTTTTCAG GAAAAGGCAACCCCATTCACACCAGACATGATTGCTTCGCATTTCCTCCACGCTTTCATCGTGGTCACGCCCTTGGAAACTGCCGGCGGGGAGACCAG GTACAAGGTGGCCGTCACCGCTCGTGTAGACGTACCATTTTTCGGGCCTACTCTCCCTCAGCCGTCTATCTTCCGAAAAGGGCGCGAGTTCAAGGAATTTCTTCTTACCAAACTGATAAATGCTGAGAACGCTTGCTATAAAGCTGATAAATTCGCACAACTAAAGTTGAGGACTAGAGCATCGCTGCTGCAAAATTTAGCTGAAGATCTGAAGAATAAATCTATGGAGTTCCTTGGTACTGGGGTCAGGATAGAACCAAGTGCAGTGTCCCCACAGCCAGAAGGCACTCCGAAACAAGAAGGGCCTGGAGCTAGGTTTATTGATACAGTGAAGAAAGCGCTCATTTCTAAAGTCAG ATCACCAAGCGTCGACACGAATCTCTCAGGCGATAGCAACAAAAATCCTATTAATAAAGGATGCAAAGTTTTACACGAAACACCTACACCTAAT AGCGGCCGTTCGAAGTCATCAATTGCGTCTTCGTCAGCAAGTGCTGTGTCTGTTCGTTCTGCTGGAGGGTCTGGAGAGTCAAGTCCAGACGTGACGTCACGCGTGGTGCCACCTCGCCCCGTACACGATCATAGTGACGACTCCAGTTTGAATTCAGTGGATTTAGACCCGCTCG GTGCAGTATATGTAGACAGTGACACAGGTTTGGAGTCGATGTCGTCGGCAGAGGCTGGTGCCAACCGCGGTGACGTCAACGCCGGCCAGAGAGGTGATGCTGAACAACTAAGACAGGAGGTCTGCCGGCTCAAAAACGACAAGCTGGATCTTTTGAAGCAAAACATT ACATGGCAAAACGAAATTAAATGCCTGCGGGAGAGGGAGATGACGTTGCAAGCGGAACTTGCCGCGGCCGCACGCGAAGTGAGAAGGCTACGCGATCAGCAGGCGACTGGCACCATCATTCCCAACCCATCCACACACGACTCCACGGCTTAA